The nucleotide sequence CAAGAACTCCTTATGAAAAACCAAAAATGAAAATTAATAAGAATGTAAAAAATATCAATGATTTTAAAATGGAAGATTTTGAGCTTGTTGATTATGTATGTCATGAAGCTATAAAAGGGGAGATGGCAGTATAATGAAAATATC is from Arcobacter sp. F155 and encodes:
- a CDS encoding thymidylate synthase, with amino-acid sequence RTPYEKPKMKINKNVKNINDFKMEDFELVDYVCHEAIKGEMAV